One genomic segment of Anticarsia gemmatalis isolate Benzon Research Colony breed Stoneville strain chromosome Z, ilAntGemm2 primary, whole genome shotgun sequence includes these proteins:
- the LOC142986546 gene encoding uncharacterized protein LOC142986546 isoform X1, with the protein MNALINQQRALLDLSGWNPQYQVGVTGSREGSMGDAAASPRSPRHLNKRRRLSRLLDKLSVQINNNNHYPTPRWLMPDLDAPLNLQHSKIPEEDEDAPLDLSLKSEHRATPEPVFPCQACGQTFSVYDRLAKHIASRHRSRPESARSFECDICRRRFARSDMLTRHARLHSGVKPYACSSCGQVFSRSDHLATHQRTHTGEKPYRCPTCPYAACRRDMITRHMRTHMRRAQPA; encoded by the exons ATGAACGCGCTCATCAACCAACAAAGAGCGCTCCTAGATTTAAGCG GTTGGAATCCGCAGTACCAGGTGGGCGTCACCGGCTCCAGAGAAGGTAGCATGGGTGACGCGGCAGCAAGCCCGCGCAGTCCGCGTCATCTGAACAAACGCCGCCGTCTCTCGCGCCTCTTGGACAAGCTCTCCGTCCAGATTAACAACAATAACCACTACCCGACACCACGCTGGCTCATGCCAGATCTCGATGCACCACTAAACCTGCAACACTCCAAGATACCCGAGGAGGACGAGGACGCCCCTCTCGATCTGAGCCTGAAGTCGGAACATAGAGCCACTCCTGAACCCGTGTTCCCCTGCCAGGCTTGCGGCCAGACCTTCAGCGTGTATGATCGTCTGGCGAAGCACATCGCATCTCGTCATCGGAGCAGGCCCGAGTCTGCGCGGTCGTTCGAGTGCGATATTTGCCGGCGCAGGTTCGCGCGCTCCGACATGCTCACCCGCCACGCTCGCCTCCACAGCGGAGTCAAGCCGTACGCGTGCAGCTCGTGCGGCCAGGTGTTCTCGCGCTCGGACCACCTCGCCACCCACCAGCGCACGCACACCGGCGAGAAGCCGTACCGCTGCCCGACGTGCCCGTACGCCGCATGCCGCCGCGACATGATCACGCGCCACATGAGGACGCACATGCGCCGCGCACAACCCGCCTAA
- the LOC142986546 gene encoding uncharacterized protein LOC142986546 isoform X2, with translation MGDAAASPRSPRHLNKRRRLSRLLDKLSVQINNNNHYPTPRWLMPDLDAPLNLQHSKIPEEDEDAPLDLSLKSEHRATPEPVFPCQACGQTFSVYDRLAKHIASRHRSRPESARSFECDICRRRFARSDMLTRHARLHSGVKPYACSSCGQVFSRSDHLATHQRTHTGEKPYRCPTCPYAACRRDMITRHMRTHMRRAQPA, from the coding sequence ATGGGTGACGCGGCAGCAAGCCCGCGCAGTCCGCGTCATCTGAACAAACGCCGCCGTCTCTCGCGCCTCTTGGACAAGCTCTCCGTCCAGATTAACAACAATAACCACTACCCGACACCACGCTGGCTCATGCCAGATCTCGATGCACCACTAAACCTGCAACACTCCAAGATACCCGAGGAGGACGAGGACGCCCCTCTCGATCTGAGCCTGAAGTCGGAACATAGAGCCACTCCTGAACCCGTGTTCCCCTGCCAGGCTTGCGGCCAGACCTTCAGCGTGTATGATCGTCTGGCGAAGCACATCGCATCTCGTCATCGGAGCAGGCCCGAGTCTGCGCGGTCGTTCGAGTGCGATATTTGCCGGCGCAGGTTCGCGCGCTCCGACATGCTCACCCGCCACGCTCGCCTCCACAGCGGAGTCAAGCCGTACGCGTGCAGCTCGTGCGGCCAGGTGTTCTCGCGCTCGGACCACCTCGCCACCCACCAGCGCACGCACACCGGCGAGAAGCCGTACCGCTGCCCGACGTGCCCGTACGCCGCATGCCGCCGCGACATGATCACGCGCCACATGAGGACGCACATGCGCCGCGCACAACCCGCCTAA